One region of Qipengyuania sp. SS22 genomic DNA includes:
- a CDS encoding acetolactate synthase large subunit translates to MTEPRKASDLFIECLEAEGCEYIFGVPGEENLDFLDSLSRSSQIKLVLTRHEQGAGFMAATYGRHTGKTGVCIATLGPGATNFVTAAAYAQLGGMPMMMITGQKPIKKSKQGQFQILDVVAMMEPITKYTRQLHAGDNIPSRVREAYRLAEEEKPGAVHLELPEDIAEEPTDSTPIPRSVARRPSAEPKAVDQAVAALTAARNPILVIGAGANRKMTGKMLAEFIEKTGIPFVTTQMGKGVLDERHPLFLGCAALSAGDFCHRAIEEADVIVNVGHDVIEKPPFFMRHNGHTVIHVSNRSAEVDPVYFPQIEVIGDIANAIWQMKEDITRQDHWQSAELKRYHRAELEHTESLAADTRFPIFPPHLVQQVRDCMPDDGIICLDNGVYKIWFARGYCASQPNTVLLDNALATMGAGLPSAMMSAMLYPDRKVMAICGDGGFMMNSQEMETAVRLELNLIVLILRDDAYGMIRWKQANMGFEDFGLTYGNPDFVKYAESYGAHGHRVESSDHLRELLAHCRDTPGVHLIDCPVDYSENDRILNHDIKELSAKL, encoded by the coding sequence ATGACCGAGCCACGCAAGGCGTCCGACCTGTTTATCGAATGTCTCGAAGCCGAGGGCTGCGAGTATATCTTTGGCGTCCCGGGCGAGGAAAACCTCGACTTCCTCGACAGCCTCAGCCGCTCCAGCCAGATCAAGCTGGTGCTCACGCGTCACGAACAGGGCGCCGGCTTCATGGCCGCGACCTATGGCCGCCACACGGGCAAGACCGGCGTGTGCATCGCCACGCTCGGCCCCGGCGCGACCAACTTCGTCACCGCCGCCGCCTATGCGCAATTGGGCGGCATGCCGATGATGATGATCACCGGCCAGAAGCCGATCAAGAAATCGAAGCAGGGCCAGTTCCAGATCCTCGATGTGGTCGCGATGATGGAACCGATCACCAAATATACCCGCCAGTTGCATGCCGGGGACAATATCCCCAGCCGCGTGCGCGAAGCCTATCGCCTGGCGGAAGAAGAGAAGCCCGGCGCGGTCCATCTCGAACTGCCCGAGGATATCGCCGAGGAACCGACCGATTCGACGCCGATCCCGCGCAGCGTTGCGCGGCGGCCCAGCGCCGAACCCAAGGCGGTCGACCAGGCGGTCGCCGCGCTGACTGCGGCGCGCAACCCCATCCTCGTCATCGGTGCGGGCGCCAACCGCAAGATGACCGGCAAGATGCTCGCCGAATTCATCGAGAAAACCGGCATCCCCTTCGTCACCACGCAGATGGGCAAGGGCGTGCTCGACGAGCGGCACCCGCTGTTCCTCGGTTGTGCGGCGCTGTCGGCGGGCGATTTCTGCCACCGCGCGATCGAAGAAGCCGACGTCATCGTCAATGTCGGCCACGATGTGATCGAGAAGCCGCCCTTCTTCATGCGCCACAACGGCCACACGGTGATCCATGTCAGCAACCGCAGCGCGGAGGTCGATCCGGTCTATTTCCCGCAGATCGAGGTGATCGGCGATATCGCCAATGCGATCTGGCAGATGAAGGAAGACATCACCCGGCAGGACCATTGGCAAAGCGCGGAGCTCAAGCGCTATCACCGCGCCGAGCTCGAACATACCGAAAGCCTCGCGGCGGATACGCGCTTCCCGATCTTCCCGCCGCATCTCGTCCAGCAGGTGCGCGATTGCATGCCCGATGACGGAATTATTTGCCTCGACAACGGCGTCTACAAGATCTGGTTCGCGCGCGGCTATTGCGCCTCGCAGCCCAACACCGTGCTGCTCGACAATGCACTCGCCACGATGGGGGCGGGGCTGCCCAGCGCAATGATGAGCGCGATGCTCTATCCCGACCGCAAGGTCATGGCGATCTGCGGCGACGGCGGGTTCATGATGAACAGCCAGGAGATGGAAACCGCGGTGCGGCTGGAGCTGAACCTGATCGTGCTGATTCTGCGCGACGATGCCTACGGCATGATCCGCTGGAAGCAGGCCAATATGGGGTTCGAGGATTTCGGCCTGACCTATGGCAATCCCGATTTCGTCAAATATGCCGAAAGCTACGGCGCGCATGGCCACCGGGTCGAAAGCAGCGACCATTTGCGCGAATTGCTCGCGCATTGCCGCGACACGCCGGGGGTCCATTTGATCGACTGCCCGGTCGATTACTCGGAGAACGACCGGATATTGAATCACGATATCAAGGAACTGAGTGCGAAGCTCTGA
- a CDS encoding D-2-hydroxyacid dehydrogenase produces MTKAVLSAMIRPLVEPRLPEWVEPLWFTSKEQALEFAPQAEIGWFDLNEKEPMIEIARAATGLKWMNSIYAGLDFMPLDLLQERGVVVTNGVGINAITIAEYVVMLMLAHAKGYREVVRAQDRHEWLLDSPGKRELAGERVLLLGMGAIGSLIKTRLEAFDMKVVPVRRSGADGALRPGEWREKLGEFGWVVLAVPSTDETRHMIGAMELAAMRPNGVLVNIARGDVVDQAALVEALKQDQIEAALLDVTEPEPLPEDHPLWDLENAQVTMHLSGRAQTKMFQRSADRFIENLERWQQGEPVQPQMDLGLGY; encoded by the coding sequence ATGACCAAAGCCGTCCTGTCCGCCATGATCCGCCCGCTGGTCGAACCGCGCCTGCCCGAATGGGTCGAGCCGCTCTGGTTCACGAGCAAGGAGCAGGCGCTGGAGTTCGCTCCGCAGGCCGAGATCGGCTGGTTCGACCTCAACGAAAAAGAGCCGATGATCGAGATCGCGCGCGCCGCGACCGGGCTCAAATGGATGAACTCGATCTACGCTGGGCTCGATTTCATGCCGCTCGACCTGCTCCAGGAACGCGGCGTGGTGGTCACCAATGGCGTTGGCATCAATGCGATCACCATCGCCGAATATGTCGTCATGCTGATGCTCGCGCATGCCAAGGGCTATCGCGAGGTAGTGCGCGCGCAGGACCGGCACGAATGGCTGCTCGACAGCCCGGGCAAGCGCGAACTGGCGGGCGAGCGCGTGCTGCTGCTGGGGATGGGCGCGATCGGATCGCTCATCAAGACGCGGCTCGAGGCGTTCGACATGAAGGTGGTGCCGGTGCGCCGCTCGGGCGCCGACGGCGCGCTGAGGCCGGGCGAATGGCGCGAGAAGCTGGGCGAGTTCGGCTGGGTCGTGCTGGCGGTCCCCTCGACCGACGAAACCCGCCACATGATCGGCGCGATGGAGCTTGCCGCGATGCGGCCCAATGGCGTGCTGGTGAATATCGCGCGCGGCGATGTGGTCGATCAGGCGGCGCTGGTCGAGGCGCTGAAGCAGGACCAGATCGAGGCCGCGTTGCTCGACGTGACTGAACCCGAACCGCTGCCCGAGGATCACCCGCTGTGGGACCTCGAGAATGCGCAGGTCACCATGCACCTGTCGGGCCGCGCGCAGACCAAGATGTTCCAGCGCAGCGCGGACCGCTTCATCGAGAACCTCGAACGCTGGCAGCAGGGCGAGCCGGTCCAGCCGCAGATGGATCTGGGCCTCGGCTACTGA
- a CDS encoding endonuclease domain-containing protein produces MSKADPQTLLWEHLKDAPPGLQFARDHAAEGFTLPFYCAAAHLAIEVDDDPFRANQNGARERWQERHRVDIMQVPPSHVLRNAGEVAAAILDIATRRKERFAK; encoded by the coding sequence ATGAGCAAGGCCGATCCACAGACGCTTCTGTGGGAGCATCTCAAGGACGCACCGCCCGGCCTGCAATTCGCCCGCGATCATGCGGCCGAGGGCTTCACTCTGCCATTCTATTGCGCCGCCGCGCATCTCGCGATCGAGGTCGATGACGATCCCTTCCGCGCCAATCAGAACGGCGCGCGCGAACGCTGGCAGGAACGCCACCGGGTCGACATCATGCAGGTCCCGCCCAGCCATGTCCTGCGCAATGCCGGCGAAGTGGCCGCCGCGATCCTCGACATTGCCACCCGCCGCAAGGAACGGTTTGCGAAATAG
- the cysS gene encoding cysteine--tRNA ligase has protein sequence MTDTPLKLFNSLTRELEEFTPVHPGEARVYTCGPTVYNYPHIGNMRAYVFADVLGRTLSWKGYDLTHIINITDVGHLTDDGDAGEDKMEKMAAAKAQSIWDIARHYTEAFWADVKALNIREPAKWSVATDYIDEMIDFAKSIADQHCYELDSGLYFDVSTVADYGRLARAVTEEGAEESRGRIDTVAGKRNAADFAIWRKTPVGETRQMEWPSPWGMGAPGWHLECSVMGEKLLGFPFDIHTGGIDHREIHHPNEIAQNQAFCGCGGLDEATHSGAKIWMHNNFLVERSGKMSKSSGEFLRLQLLIDKGYHPLAYRMMCLQAHYRSELEFSWEGLGAALTRLKRMVMAVEKLRAKPEQSEDLKRLTNEEKEEFDAAISDDLNTPLLLSKLDGLLGAGFFTSGKKLEAVRLLDPLLGLQLLKIKRCELRIRPKDAAITEEEIEAELLRRKEARVAKDFATSDAIRDSLAEQGVEVMDGDPLGWEWKL, from the coding sequence ATGACCGACACGCCGCTCAAGCTGTTCAACTCGCTGACCCGCGAACTGGAGGAATTCACTCCCGTCCATCCCGGCGAGGCGCGCGTCTATACCTGTGGGCCGACGGTCTACAATTACCCGCATATCGGCAATATGCGCGCCTATGTCTTCGCCGATGTGCTGGGACGCACGCTGAGCTGGAAGGGCTACGACCTCACCCACATCATCAACATCACCGATGTCGGCCACCTGACCGACGATGGCGATGCGGGCGAGGACAAGATGGAGAAGATGGCTGCGGCCAAGGCGCAGTCGATCTGGGACATCGCGCGGCATTATACGGAGGCGTTCTGGGCCGATGTGAAGGCGCTCAATATCCGCGAGCCTGCCAAGTGGTCGGTGGCCACCGATTACATCGACGAGATGATCGACTTCGCGAAGAGCATTGCCGACCAGCATTGCTACGAGCTCGACAGCGGGCTCTATTTCGATGTCTCGACCGTCGCGGACTACGGCCGTCTCGCGCGGGCGGTGACCGAGGAAGGCGCCGAAGAGTCTAGGGGCCGGATCGACACCGTTGCGGGCAAGCGCAACGCCGCCGATTTCGCGATCTGGCGCAAGACCCCGGTTGGCGAGACGCGGCAGATGGAATGGCCGTCCCCCTGGGGAATGGGCGCACCCGGCTGGCATCTCGAATGCTCGGTCATGGGCGAAAAGCTGCTCGGCTTCCCCTTCGATATCCACACCGGCGGGATCGACCACCGCGAGATCCACCACCCTAACGAGATCGCGCAGAACCAGGCCTTCTGCGGCTGCGGCGGTCTGGACGAGGCGACGCATTCGGGGGCGAAGATCTGGATGCACAACAATTTCCTCGTCGAGCGCAGCGGCAAGATGAGCAAGTCGTCGGGCGAGTTCCTGCGGCTGCAATTGCTGATCGACAAGGGCTATCACCCGCTCGCCTACCGCATGATGTGCCTGCAGGCGCATTACCGCAGCGAGCTGGAGTTTTCGTGGGAAGGGCTGGGCGCAGCCCTGACCCGCCTGAAGCGCATGGTGATGGCGGTCGAGAAGCTTCGTGCCAAGCCTGAGCAAAGTGAAGATTTGAAGCGGCTAACCAACGAAGAAAAAGAGGAATTCGACGCCGCAATTAGCGACGATTTGAACACGCCCCTGCTGCTTTCCAAATTGGATGGACTACTTGGCGCCGGTTTCTTCACCAGTGGGAAAAAATTGGAAGCGGTCAGATTGCTTGACCCCCTGTTGGGCCTTCAATTGCTGAAGATCAAACGCTGCGAACTACGAATTCGCCCAAAGGACGCGGCCATCACCGAAGAGGAAATCGAAGCCGAACTCCTGCGCCGCAAGGAAGCGCGCGTGGCCAAGGACTTCGCCACCTCTGATGCCATCCGCGACAGCCTTGCGGAACAGGGCGTCGAGGTTATGGATGGCGACCCACTGGGCTGGGAATGGAAACTATGA
- a CDS encoding nitroreductase codes for MNVTDAVQTRRSVRAFTDQPVERETLTRILEKAQRSPSGGNTQPWHGIVLTGAPMQALFDRVAQDLPKGREAFAPEYHVYPPELDGAYEQRRRGVGEDMYGALAISREEKGKRLMWFANNFRAFGAPVLMLVHTPKYMGPPQWSDIGMWLQTVGLLAREEGLDTCFQEAWAVYSPQIREMVDIPEDHTFFCGVAIGYRDEEAAVNNFAVRRAGIEESVRWEGW; via the coding sequence ATGAACGTTACCGACGCCGTCCAGACGCGCCGCTCCGTGCGTGCTTTTACCGACCAGCCGGTCGAGCGCGAAACGCTTACCCGTATTCTCGAAAAGGCGCAGCGCAGCCCCTCGGGTGGCAACACGCAGCCATGGCATGGGATCGTGCTGACCGGCGCGCCGATGCAGGCACTGTTCGACCGCGTGGCGCAGGACCTGCCCAAGGGACGCGAGGCGTTTGCGCCCGAATATCACGTCTATCCGCCCGAACTCGACGGCGCCTATGAACAGCGCCGCCGCGGGGTGGGCGAGGACATGTACGGCGCGCTCGCAATCTCCCGCGAGGAGAAGGGCAAGCGGCTGATGTGGTTCGCCAACAATTTCCGCGCCTTCGGGGCGCCGGTGCTGATGCTGGTCCACACGCCCAAATACATGGGCCCGCCGCAATGGAGCGATATCGGCATGTGGCTGCAGACCGTGGGCCTGCTCGCGCGCGAGGAAGGGCTCGACACCTGTTTCCAGGAAGCCTGGGCGGTCTATTCGCCGCAGATCCGCGAAATGGTCGATATCCCCGAGGATCACACCTTCTTCTGCGGTGTCGCCATCGGTTACCGCGACGAAGAAGCCGCGGTGAACAATTTCGCCGTAAGGCGCGCCGGGATCGAGGAAAGCGTGCGCTGGGAGGGGTGGTAG
- the cobT gene encoding cobaltochelatase subunit CobT, with protein sequence MSEQTPLDRFKQALTGASRALAHEAEVEVAWSADAPTQSGKNFRVPLPGRNLPREQAIEARGFADSFALRLRHHSEALHGKGAPPEPIARACYDAIEQVRYEAIGSTRYAGIRGNLDAAVEMRTAADPIVRADAAADVPLPTALSLMLREALTGAAVPEGARAAVDLVREDILAKIGTDMDGLADVLDDQRAFQNLTLDILRDLDLTLPETPEPTDAEDGEDEEGENPEDQDETDEEDEGGAEPDAADARSEVTDGEAEGDADQDVEGEQEMSDGDPSDDGEEGMQPVRPNRPWTDFPEGFDYKAYTEKFDEEVEAAELCDNEELDRLRAYLDSQLAGLQGVVTRLANRLQRRLMAQQSRSWDFDQEEGMLDAARLTRVVVSPGHALSYKIERDTEFKDTVVTLLIDNSGSMRGRPISIAAISADILARTLERCGVKTEILGFTTRAWKGGQSREMWLSDGRPANPGRLNDLRHILYKKADEPWRRARRNLGLMMREGLLKENIDGEALMWAHDRLLRRPEDRRILMVISDGAPVDDSSLSVNPAGFLEGHLRKVIDWIEKQSPVQLAAIGIGHDVTRYYKRSVTIMDVEQLGGTIIEQLADLFEIEK encoded by the coding sequence GTGAGCGAACAGACCCCTCTCGACCGTTTCAAGCAGGCGCTGACCGGCGCCAGCCGCGCGCTCGCGCATGAGGCGGAGGTCGAGGTTGCGTGGAGCGCGGATGCGCCGACCCAGTCGGGCAAGAACTTCCGTGTGCCATTGCCCGGGCGCAATCTTCCGCGCGAGCAGGCGATCGAGGCACGCGGCTTTGCCGACAGTTTCGCGTTGCGGCTGCGGCATCATAGCGAAGCGCTGCATGGCAAGGGCGCGCCGCCCGAACCGATCGCGCGCGCCTGCTACGACGCGATCGAACAGGTGCGTTACGAGGCGATCGGGTCGACGCGCTATGCGGGCATTCGCGGGAATCTCGACGCGGCGGTCGAAATGCGCACTGCCGCCGATCCAATCGTGCGGGCCGATGCGGCCGCCGATGTGCCGCTGCCCACCGCGCTGTCGCTGATGCTGCGCGAGGCGCTGACCGGCGCAGCCGTGCCCGAGGGCGCGCGCGCGGCGGTCGATCTGGTGCGCGAGGATATCCTCGCCAAGATCGGCACCGACATGGATGGGCTGGCCGATGTGCTCGACGACCAGCGCGCGTTCCAGAACCTGACGCTCGACATCCTGCGCGATCTTGACCTCACGCTGCCCGAGACCCCCGAACCAACCGATGCCGAAGATGGCGAGGACGAGGAAGGCGAGAACCCCGAGGACCAGGACGAGACCGACGAGGAAGACGAAGGCGGGGCCGAACCCGACGCCGCCGACGCGCGTTCGGAAGTGACCGACGGCGAGGCCGAGGGCGACGCCGATCAGGATGTCGAGGGCGAACAGGAAATGTCCGACGGCGATCCATCGGACGATGGCGAGGAAGGCATGCAGCCTGTCCGCCCCAATCGCCCGTGGACCGACTTTCCCGAAGGCTTCGACTATAAGGCCTATACCGAAAAGTTCGACGAGGAAGTCGAGGCCGCCGAGCTGTGCGACAATGAAGAACTCGACCGGCTGCGCGCCTATCTCGACAGCCAGCTGGCGGGGCTGCAGGGCGTCGTCACCCGGCTCGCCAACCGGCTCCAGCGCCGCCTCATGGCGCAGCAGAGCCGCAGCTGGGATTTCGACCAGGAAGAGGGCATGCTCGATGCCGCGCGGCTGACCCGCGTGGTGGTCAGCCCCGGCCACGCGCTCAGCTACAAGATTGAACGCGATACCGAGTTCAAGGACACGGTCGTCACGCTGCTGATCGACAATTCGGGCAGCATGCGCGGGCGGCCAATCAGCATCGCCGCGATCAGCGCCGATATCCTCGCGCGCACGCTCGAACGCTGCGGCGTGAAGACCGAAATCCTCGGTTTCACCACCCGCGCGTGGAAGGGCGGGCAGAGCCGCGAGATGTGGCTGTCCGACGGGCGGCCCGCGAATCCCGGCCGGCTCAACGATCTGCGCCATATCCTCTACAAGAAGGCCGACGAGCCTTGGCGCCGCGCGCGCCGCAATCTCGGCCTGATGATGCGCGAAGGCCTGCTCAAGGAAAACATCGACGGCGAAGCGCTGATGTGGGCGCACGACCGCCTGCTGCGCCGCCCCGAGGACCGCCGCATCCTGATGGTGATCTCCGACGGCGCTCCGGTCGACGACAGCTCGCTGTCGGTCAACCCGGCGGGTTTCCTCGAAGGCCATTTGCGCAAGGTGATCGACTGGATCGAGAAACAGTCACCCGTGCAGCTTGCCGCGATCGGCATCGGCCATGACGTCACGCGCTACTACAAGCGCTCAGTGACGATCATGGATGTCGAACAGCTTGGCGGGACGATTATCGAGCAATTGGCCGATCTGTTCGAGATTGAGAAATAG
- the fsa gene encoding fructose-6-phosphate aldolase, translating into MKFFVDTADIADIREMADTGLLDGVTTNPSLIAKSGRDFMEVTKEICDIVDGPVSAEVVALDHETMMKEAETLRKIADNVCIKVPLTIDGLKTCKKLTGDGTMVNVTLCFSANQALLAAKAGASFVSPFVGRHDDNGFDGMALIRDIRLIYDNYPDFSTEILVASIRNPVHVLESARIGADVATMPAAVIKGLFKHVLTEKGIEGFLKDWDKTGQSIPTA; encoded by the coding sequence ATGAAATTCTTCGTCGACACCGCCGATATCGCCGACATCAGGGAAATGGCCGACACCGGCCTGCTCGACGGCGTCACCACCAACCCGTCGCTGATCGCCAAATCGGGCCGCGACTTCATGGAAGTGACCAAGGAAATCTGCGATATCGTGGATGGTCCGGTCAGTGCCGAAGTGGTCGCGCTCGATCACGAAACGATGATGAAAGAGGCCGAGACGCTGCGCAAGATCGCGGACAATGTCTGCATCAAGGTGCCGCTGACGATCGATGGGCTCAAGACCTGCAAGAAGCTGACCGGCGATGGCACGATGGTCAATGTGACGCTGTGCTTTTCCGCCAACCAGGCGCTGCTGGCGGCCAAGGCCGGGGCCAGCTTCGTTTCACCCTTCGTCGGGCGGCATGACGATAACGGCTTCGACGGCATGGCGCTGATCCGCGATATCCGGTTGATTTACGACAACTATCCCGATTTCTCGACCGAGATCCTCGTCGCCTCGATCCGCAATCCGGTGCATGTGCTCGAAAGCGCGCGCATCGGTGCCGATGTCGCGACCATGCCGGCCGCGGTCATCAAGGGCCTGTTCAAGCATGTCCTGACCGAAAAGGGCATCGAGGGCTTCCTCAAGGACTGGGACAAGACGGGCCAGTCGATCCCCACCGCATAA